One window of Desulfobacca acetoxidans DSM 11109 genomic DNA carries:
- a CDS encoding glutamate synthase-related protein, with protein MAEKYHIPVKAVPPRFKPIGKSTVLDWGEGCLRCSRCVKETCPYQAFRHRTFDNSSMTDTIDSLCKNCFRCVQGCPRELVTKAANPEYKLLGDPYWTKEIISVTWQQAETGRIPVSGAGYGGPFKGPGFDSIWTDMSEIVRPTRDGIHGREYISTTVDLGRKPLFLSFNDRGEMTMPVFPLVEIPLPIILTEPSLGVGKSQVRLIMAMAAKTLNTFAVIPAEHLNDRLRPYIRHLIPQYAPGMLNSDDPLLQEARAVELWDHPNVTTEIDRLKSRYPELLISIILPATGQGADRCQALAGAGAEIIHLNADNHAQGYHDAQEKHLKDLTRQVHLRLVEAVLRDAVTLIVSGGIAMAEHVAKAIICGADAVAIDLPLLIALECRLCSHCQEGDDCPVDLGKIHERRGTQRVVNLLGAWNNQLLEVLGAMGLREVRRLRGEVGRAMFFEDLEKEIFAPLFAKPAGSEVMDRDPN; from the coding sequence ATGGCGGAAAAATATCATATCCCGGTCAAAGCCGTTCCTCCCCGTTTCAAGCCCATCGGCAAAAGCACGGTGTTGGATTGGGGTGAAGGTTGTCTGCGCTGTAGCCGCTGCGTTAAAGAGACCTGTCCCTATCAGGCCTTTCGGCATCGCACCTTTGACAACAGCAGTATGACTGATACCATCGACAGCCTGTGCAAGAATTGCTTCCGCTGCGTTCAGGGTTGTCCTCGCGAATTGGTCACCAAGGCTGCCAACCCGGAATACAAGCTCCTGGGCGACCCATATTGGACTAAAGAGATCATCAGCGTCACCTGGCAGCAGGCCGAAACCGGCCGCATCCCCGTCTCCGGAGCCGGCTACGGCGGCCCTTTCAAGGGTCCCGGTTTCGATTCCATCTGGACCGACATGTCAGAAATTGTCCGGCCTACCCGCGACGGCATCCATGGGCGGGAGTATATCAGCACTACCGTCGACCTGGGCCGCAAACCCCTGTTTCTGTCATTCAATGACCGGGGCGAAATGACTATGCCGGTCTTCCCGTTGGTGGAAATACCTCTCCCGATTATTCTTACCGAGCCGAGCCTTGGAGTCGGCAAGAGTCAGGTGCGGTTGATCATGGCCATGGCGGCCAAAACGCTCAATACCTTTGCGGTCATCCCGGCGGAGCACCTGAACGACCGGTTAAGACCCTATATTAGGCATCTAATACCGCAATACGCCCCGGGAATGCTCAATTCGGATGACCCCTTACTCCAGGAGGCGCGAGCCGTGGAGCTATGGGATCACCCCAATGTTACCACCGAAATCGATCGTCTCAAAAGCCGCTATCCCGAACTGCTGATCTCTATTATCCTGCCGGCCACCGGACAGGGGGCCGATCGCTGCCAGGCCCTGGCCGGCGCCGGTGCTGAGATTATCCACCTCAATGCCGACAATCACGCCCAGGGATACCATGATGCCCAGGAAAAGCATCTCAAAGATCTAACCCGCCAGGTGCACCTGCGTCTGGTGGAGGCCGTCCTGAGGGATGCGGTTACCTTGATTGTCAGCGGTGGCATCGCTATGGCCGAACATGTGGCCAAAGCCATCATCTGCGGTGCCGACGCCGTGGCTATCGATCTGCCGCTCCTGATCGCCCTCGAATGTCGCTTGTGCTCTCACTGTCAGGAAGGGGATGACTGTCCGGTGGATTTGGGTAAAATCCATGAGCGCCGCGGGACCCAGCGGGTGGTCAATCTCCTGGGCGCCTGGAATAATCAGTTATTGGAAGTTCTGGGCGCCATGGGGCTGAGAGAGGTCAGACGGCTGCGGGGTGAAGTGGGACGGGCCATGTTCTTTGAGGATCTGGAAAAAGAAATCTTTGCGCCCCTTTTCGCCAAACCGGCGGGATCTGAAGTGATGGATCGTGATCCCAACTAG
- a CDS encoding DegQ family serine endoprotease, which translates to MLTRQLHAILILILAFGGFIATPTLLAVPAAAQGTLAPDSFAVLAKQISPAVVNISTEKVMKRSTPTRRMPGMPGPSPFGPDDPFKDFFEKFFGDMPKEFKSRSLGTGFILDREGFIITNNHVVEGADKIKVKLVDGREFKANIKGRDAMTDMALIKIESPTHDLPVLVMGDSDPVQVGDWVLAVGNPFGLSHTVTQGIISAKGRVIGAGPYDDFLQTDASINPGNSGGPLVNLKGEVIGINTAIVASGQGIGFAIPSSMAKGIIAQLKQKGSVTRGILGVQIQTVTPELAKSFGLKEPVGALVAEVNPNTPAAKAGIQRGDVIIEYNGHVIKEMHELPRLVAHTAPGTKVNLKVLRQGKEKNFGLTIAEMKPEHLARSGMVEPETEKSSLGLLVQELTPQMAQRFQIKETSGVIVVQVEQGSPASDSGIRPGDLIEEINSVAIQSLKDYHASISQLKAGDAVRILIKRRGKTMYVVVEVPEK; encoded by the coding sequence ATGTTAACAAGACAACTGCATGCCATCCTGATCTTAATTTTGGCATTTGGCGGTTTTATCGCCACACCGACTCTGCTGGCGGTTCCAGCCGCCGCCCAGGGGACTCTGGCCCCCGATTCCTTTGCCGTGCTGGCCAAGCAGATTTCCCCGGCAGTGGTGAACATCAGTACCGAAAAGGTCATGAAACGCTCGACGCCAACCCGGCGCATGCCTGGTATGCCCGGTCCCTCTCCCTTCGGCCCGGACGACCCCTTCAAGGACTTTTTCGAAAAATTCTTCGGCGATATGCCTAAGGAATTTAAAAGCCGCAGCCTGGGGACAGGATTCATTCTGGACCGCGAAGGCTTTATAATCACCAATAACCACGTGGTAGAAGGCGCCGATAAGATCAAGGTCAAACTGGTGGATGGCCGGGAGTTCAAGGCCAACATCAAAGGCCGGGATGCCATGACCGATATGGCCCTGATAAAAATCGAGTCCCCTACCCATGATCTGCCGGTTCTGGTGATGGGCGACTCCGACCCCGTCCAGGTGGGTGACTGGGTGCTGGCGGTGGGCAATCCCTTCGGTCTGTCCCACACCGTTACCCAGGGTATTATCAGCGCTAAAGGGAGGGTTATCGGGGCCGGACCCTATGATGACTTCCTCCAGACCGATGCCTCCATCAATCCCGGCAATAGCGGCGGTCCCTTGGTCAACCTGAAGGGCGAGGTCATCGGTATTAACACCGCCATTGTGGCCAGCGGTCAGGGCATCGGCTTCGCCATTCCCAGCAGTATGGCCAAAGGAATCATTGCCCAATTAAAACAGAAGGGTTCGGTTACCCGTGGTATCCTGGGAGTGCAGATCCAGACGGTGACTCCGGAGCTGGCCAAATCCTTCGGCTTAAAAGAGCCGGTCGGTGCCCTGGTGGCAGAAGTAAATCCCAATACCCCGGCAGCCAAAGCCGGAATCCAACGCGGTGATGTCATCATTGAATATAACGGCCACGTCATTAAAGAAATGCACGAACTTCCGCGGCTGGTGGCTCACACCGCTCCCGGTACCAAGGTGAACCTAAAGGTCCTGCGCCAGGGCAAAGAAAAGAACTTCGGTCTCACCATTGCCGAGATGAAACCGGAACACCTGGCCCGGTCAGGGATGGTGGAGCCGGAAACCGAAAAATCCAGTCTGGGACTGCTCGTCCAGGAATTGACTCCCCAGATGGCCCAACGCTTTCAGATCAAAGAAACCAGCGGGGTCATCGTCGTTCAGGTAGAACAGGGCAGCCCGGCGTCTGACAGCGGCATCCGGCCTGGCGACCTTATCGAAGAAATCAACAGCGTTGCCATCCAAAGCCTGAAGGATTATCATGCCAGCATTTCCCAGCTAAAAGCCGGTGATGCGGTGCGTATCCTCATCAAGCGCCGGGGCAAGACCATGTATGTCGTGGTGGAAGTGCCCGAAAAGTAG
- a CDS encoding glutamate synthase subunit alpha: protein MKSNGCMFDQGNRLLASRRDLSPTFFPGQTLKPEAEGGCGVTGFAASIPVSGRHIFQPSVQMHNRGNGKGGGIAAVGLDPDSLGVSREILDDDYLVQIAYLDPEVRSLVEEQFIKPFLRIDHAGRLSAMADWRDLPGLTVAPPEVWRYFVRVKTEVLQHFIQRHHLHGISWRRVEDEFISQNCYRLNQTFYASLGEKKAFVLSQGRNVMILKIVGYAEEAALYYNLLDFKAHIWIAHQRYPTRGRVWHPGGAHPFAALNMALVHNGDFANYHSVSEYLSQRQTYPLFLTDTEVAVLMFDLLHRVYGYPLEYVIEALAPTTERDFDLLPAKRREIYRLIQASHIHGSPDGPWFFIIARNDPEHQRYELIGITDTSMLRPQVFALQDGEVQIGLLCSEKQAIDATLSSLAQEDRRFCPVADIYWNARGGSHTDGGAYIFSLEPKDGRRVLTCVDKFGVLKAAPWYQKPWGGDIPEISAERGDELAADLMPLLEDESGQAMYQYLRQRLFKWYYATYLEHLQVLTRLSQQSDQLKSAIINALTLVIDRRFDPGDKKRSNIIMLTIKALHDIFQAIPPMGELHPSRYRRLDWQTREQITAPPQPDAILVLDASGFPPEGDDCDARYQVQAYHLGWKRFILYSYRGQRFTGCGFGLKTDGVRLDVYDSSGDYLASGIDGMEIHVHGNAQDQLGQIMKRGKLVVHGDVGQTFMYGAKGGEVYVLGNAAGRPLINAVGRPKVVINGTALDFLAESFMAGDVFKDGGFVIVNGMEFDERGRFRRLPSPYPGSNLFSLASGGAVYIRDPYGMVSTDQLNGGELVPFTEADWRLIRPYLEENERLFDIGIERDLLTVDSRRCPPEEVYRKIQPVKKTVLSKLEEAWE, encoded by the coding sequence ATGAAGTCTAACGGCTGTATGTTCGATCAAGGCAACCGGTTACTGGCTAGCCGCCGTGACCTTTCTCCGACTTTTTTCCCCGGTCAGACCCTGAAGCCCGAGGCTGAGGGGGGGTGCGGCGTCACCGGCTTTGCAGCCAGCATCCCGGTATCCGGCCGCCATATTTTCCAGCCCTCGGTCCAGATGCATAACCGGGGCAACGGCAAAGGCGGCGGCATCGCGGCGGTCGGGCTGGACCCGGACAGTCTGGGAGTTAGCCGGGAAATCTTGGATGATGACTACCTGGTTCAAATTGCCTACCTGGACCCGGAGGTGCGGTCGCTGGTAGAGGAACAATTCATCAAGCCATTCCTCCGGATTGACCACGCCGGCCGCCTGTCGGCCATGGCTGACTGGCGTGATCTGCCCGGCCTGACAGTAGCGCCGCCCGAGGTCTGGCGCTATTTTGTTCGAGTGAAAACCGAGGTGCTGCAGCATTTCATCCAACGGCATCACCTGCATGGCATCTCCTGGCGGCGGGTGGAAGACGAATTTATCTCCCAGAATTGCTACCGCCTGAATCAGACCTTTTACGCTTCCCTGGGAGAAAAAAAGGCTTTCGTGCTGTCCCAGGGCCGCAACGTTATGATCCTGAAGATCGTGGGTTACGCCGAGGAAGCCGCCTTGTATTATAATCTCCTGGATTTCAAGGCCCACATCTGGATCGCACATCAGCGCTATCCCACCCGGGGCCGGGTCTGGCACCCCGGTGGGGCTCACCCTTTTGCCGCCCTGAACATGGCCCTGGTGCACAACGGCGATTTTGCCAACTATCACTCGGTCAGCGAATACTTGAGCCAACGTCAGACCTATCCCCTGTTTCTCACCGACACCGAGGTCGCCGTGCTCATGTTCGATCTGCTCCACCGGGTCTACGGCTACCCCCTGGAATATGTCATTGAGGCCCTGGCCCCTACCACCGAGCGGGATTTTGATCTCCTGCCGGCCAAGCGGCGAGAGATCTACCGGCTCATTCAGGCCAGTCATATTCATGGTTCTCCCGATGGCCCCTGGTTTTTCATCATTGCCCGCAACGACCCGGAGCATCAGCGGTATGAGTTGATCGGCATCACCGACACCTCCATGCTCCGTCCCCAGGTCTTTGCCCTTCAGGATGGTGAGGTGCAGATAGGCCTCCTCTGCTCTGAAAAACAGGCCATCGACGCCACCCTAAGCAGCCTGGCCCAGGAGGACCGGCGCTTCTGCCCGGTAGCGGATATCTATTGGAACGCCCGCGGCGGCAGCCACACCGACGGCGGGGCTTATATCTTTTCCCTGGAGCCCAAGGACGGCCGCCGGGTGTTGACCTGCGTCGACAAGTTCGGGGTTCTCAAGGCCGCGCCCTGGTACCAGAAACCGTGGGGCGGGGATATACCGGAGATATCCGCCGAGCGGGGCGATGAGCTCGCCGCCGACTTAATGCCACTTCTCGAGGATGAATCCGGTCAGGCTATGTACCAATACCTGCGCCAGCGCCTCTTTAAGTGGTATTATGCCACCTACCTGGAACACCTGCAGGTTCTGACCCGCCTGTCCCAGCAGAGCGATCAGCTCAAGAGCGCCATCATCAATGCCCTGACCCTGGTTATCGACCGACGGTTCGATCCGGGTGACAAAAAACGCAGTAACATCATAATGTTGACTATAAAAGCATTGCACGATATCTTTCAGGCGATTCCCCCCATGGGCGAATTACACCCCAGCCGCTACCGCCGCCTGGATTGGCAGACCCGGGAACAGATCACGGCTCCGCCCCAACCGGATGCCATCCTGGTGCTGGATGCCTCCGGTTTTCCGCCCGAAGGCGATGACTGCGACGCCCGTTATCAGGTACAGGCCTACCATTTAGGCTGGAAACGCTTTATTTTGTACAGTTATCGTGGCCAGCGTTTTACCGGCTGCGGCTTTGGTCTTAAAACCGACGGCGTCCGCCTCGACGTCTATGACAGCTCCGGCGATTATCTGGCTTCGGGCATCGACGGCATGGAGATTCATGTCCACGGCAACGCCCAGGATCAGCTCGGGCAGATCATGAAACGGGGCAAACTGGTAGTACACGGGGATGTGGGCCAGACCTTTATGTACGGGGCCAAAGGCGGGGAGGTTTACGTCCTGGGCAACGCCGCCGGTCGGCCCCTGATCAACGCCGTAGGTCGACCCAAGGTAGTAATTAATGGCACCGCCCTGGACTTTCTGGCCGAATCGTTTATGGCGGGAGATGTCTTTAAAGACGGCGGTTTCGTCATCGTTAACGGCATGGAGTTTGATGAGCGGGGGCGTTTCCGGCGGCTGCCGAGTCCCTATCCCGGCTCCAATCTCTTCTCCTTGGCCTCCGGCGGGGCCGTTTATATCCGGGACCCCTACGGTATGGTGTCCACGGATCAGCTTAACGGAGGAGAACTGGTTCCCTTCACCGAGGCCGACTGGCGGCTTATCAGACCGTATTTAGAGGAAAACGAACGGCTCTTCGACATCGGTATTGAACGGGATCTGCTTACCGTGGATAGCCGCCGGTGTCCTCCCGAGGAGGTCTACCGCAAAATCCAGCCGGTAAAAAAGACGGTTCTCAGCAAGCTCGAGGAGGCCTGGGAATAA
- a CDS encoding glutamine synthetase family protein, with amino-acid sequence MNCQTVEDVFQAVKDRQISFIQIWFTDILGVLKSFAIRPSELEEAMTEGMGFDGSSIEGFSRIEESDMIAKPDPATFQILPWRPDDQPVARMFCDILLPDGSPYPGDPRYVLKRMLAKAAEKGYTYYTGPELEYFYFANNENPIIIDKAGYFDTTPLDRGNDYRRETIFALEKMGIRVEYSHHEVADSQHEIDLRYDEGLRMADKTMTYRLAVKEIARQHGVYATFMPKPIFGINGSGMHTHQSLFTGSKNAFYDPKDQYHLSALAKNYIAGILAHAREITAICNQWVNSYKRLVPGYEAPVYIAWARRNRSALVRVPMYKPGKEAATRIEYRAPDPACNPYLAFAVMLAAGLKGVEKNYPLADPVETDIYHMTEAQRQDLGIRSLPGSLYEAIEEVEKSEVVRDALGDHIFNKFLENKKIEWDRYRMHVTNYEIERYLPIL; translated from the coding sequence ATGAATTGCCAGACAGTGGAAGATGTCTTTCAAGCGGTTAAAGACCGGCAGATCAGTTTTATCCAAATCTGGTTTACCGACATTTTGGGGGTTTTGAAAAGCTTTGCGATCCGCCCTTCGGAACTGGAAGAGGCTATGACCGAGGGAATGGGGTTCGACGGCTCCTCTATCGAAGGCTTCTCCCGTATCGAAGAGAGCGATATGATCGCCAAGCCGGACCCCGCGACTTTCCAAATTCTGCCCTGGCGACCGGATGACCAACCGGTGGCCCGGATGTTCTGCGATATCCTGCTACCGGATGGCTCGCCCTATCCCGGCGACCCCCGCTATGTCTTGAAGCGGATGTTGGCCAAGGCCGCTGAGAAGGGTTATACTTACTATACCGGACCGGAATTGGAATACTTTTATTTTGCCAATAACGAAAATCCCATTATCATCGATAAGGCCGGTTATTTCGATACTACTCCATTGGACCGGGGCAATGACTACCGCCGTGAGACTATTTTCGCCCTTGAAAAGATGGGCATCCGGGTGGAATACTCCCACCATGAGGTGGCGGATTCCCAGCATGAAATCGACCTGCGCTACGACGAAGGCCTGAGAATGGCCGACAAGACTATGACCTACCGGTTGGCGGTCAAAGAAATCGCCCGACAGCACGGGGTTTATGCCACCTTTATGCCCAAGCCCATCTTCGGCATCAACGGCAGCGGCATGCATACCCATCAATCTCTCTTTACCGGCAGTAAAAACGCCTTTTATGATCCTAAGGATCAGTATCATCTCTCGGCCTTGGCCAAAAACTACATCGCCGGTATTCTGGCGCATGCCCGGGAGATTACTGCCATCTGCAATCAATGGGTAAATTCCTACAAGCGGTTGGTACCCGGCTATGAGGCCCCGGTGTATATTGCCTGGGCCCGGCGCAATCGCTCGGCCCTGGTGCGGGTGCCGATGTACAAACCCGGCAAAGAAGCGGCAACCCGGATTGAATACCGGGCTCCCGACCCGGCCTGCAACCCTTACCTGGCCTTTGCCGTCATGCTCGCCGCCGGGTTGAAGGGGGTGGAGAAGAACTACCCCTTAGCCGATCCCGTCGAGACCGACATCTACCATATGACCGAAGCTCAGCGTCAGGACCTGGGGATCCGCTCTCTGCCGGGCAGTTTATATGAGGCCATCGAAGAAGTCGAGAAGAGCGAAGTAGTGCGGGATGCCTTGGGAGACCACATATTCAATAAATTCCTGGAGAACAAGAAGATTGAATGGGATCGCTATCGCATGCATGTCACTAATTATGAGATCGAACGCTATCTGCCCATTCTTTAG
- a CDS encoding glutamate synthase-related protein gives MTQSAEKIDTENGPQYIEPVITGCRFKNPLSKYRVVRDEKRCTRCGRCVELCPYGVHTWAGEYLRRPLSYRCLGFKCKTQSFYCIDQCPEKALRLVQNPNYQSFGDKRWSSDLLLSTWWMAEFGTLPYTDIEYRTGDSGGGFDKMRFIFPREFKDSKLSHEEISLELVLNRRADGRPQVKLSVPWYGGGMSFGSISLHTMLARARAVVKWNTMTCTGEGGYPDALMPYDDHIITQVATGLFGVREDTIQRVRIVEFKYAQGAKPGLGGHLLGDKVTPEVARMREAVTGSALFSPFPFHSVYSVEDHKKHVDWIKEVNPRCLVSVKVSTPTDVDMVAVGSYDAGAHIIHLDGSYGGTGAAPDIAKKNIAMPIEYAIPKVHQFLRNEGIRDRITLIASGGLRTAFDVAKAIALGADGVVIGTAEMVALECTRCYNCESGRGCPRGIATTDPEMTQLMQVDWGLNRISNMYHAWAWQLKEILRRLGLRSITELVGRTDLLVHLDYYDRPVEDDLRRGAPLKG, from the coding sequence ATGACGCAGTCAGCGGAAAAAATCGATACGGAAAACGGCCCCCAATATATTGAGCCGGTCATCACCGGCTGCCGGTTTAAAAATCCTCTGAGCAAATACCGTGTGGTGCGCGACGAAAAGCGCTGCACCAGGTGCGGCCGTTGTGTTGAACTCTGCCCCTATGGGGTGCATACCTGGGCGGGGGAGTACCTGCGCCGCCCTCTAAGCTATCGCTGTCTCGGTTTCAAATGTAAGACCCAGTCATTTTATTGCATCGATCAGTGTCCGGAGAAGGCCCTGCGCCTGGTGCAAAATCCCAATTATCAATCTTTCGGGGACAAACGCTGGAGCAGCGATCTGTTGTTGAGCACCTGGTGGATGGCGGAATTCGGCACACTGCCTTACACAGACATCGAGTACCGTACCGGCGATTCCGGGGGCGGCTTTGATAAGATGCGGTTTATCTTCCCCCGGGAATTCAAGGATTCCAAGCTCAGCCATGAGGAAATCTCGCTCGAACTCGTTCTCAACCGGCGCGCCGATGGCCGGCCCCAGGTAAAACTGTCGGTCCCCTGGTACGGCGGCGGCATGTCCTTCGGTTCCATCAGCCTACACACCATGCTGGCCCGGGCCCGGGCCGTCGTCAAATGGAATACCATGACCTGTACGGGCGAAGGCGGCTATCCCGATGCCTTGATGCCTTACGATGATCATATCATTACCCAGGTGGCTACCGGTCTCTTCGGTGTTCGCGAAGATACCATTCAAAGAGTCCGGATAGTGGAATTCAAATATGCCCAAGGCGCCAAACCGGGGCTGGGCGGACACCTGCTGGGCGATAAAGTCACCCCGGAGGTGGCCCGCATGCGGGAGGCGGTCACCGGCAGCGCCCTATTTTCACCCTTCCCCTTTCACAGCGTCTATTCCGTGGAAGACCACAAAAAACACGTGGATTGGATCAAGGAAGTCAATCCCCGCTGCCTGGTCTCGGTTAAAGTTTCCACTCCCACTGACGTCGACATGGTGGCCGTGGGGAGCTACGACGCCGGGGCTCATATCATTCATCTGGACGGCAGCTACGGCGGCACCGGCGCCGCGCCGGATATCGCCAAGAAGAATATCGCTATGCCTATTGAGTATGCTATCCCTAAAGTGCATCAGTTCCTGCGCAATGAAGGCATCCGGGACCGCATCACCCTCATAGCCTCCGGGGGACTGCGGACGGCCTTTGATGTAGCCAAGGCCATTGCCCTGGGGGCCGATGGTGTGGTCATCGGCACTGCCGAGATGGTGGCCTTGGAATGTACCCGCTGTTATAACTGTGAGTCAGGTCGAGGCTGCCCCCGCGGCATCGCCACCACCGATCCCGAAATGACTCAGCTCATGCAGGTGGACTGGGGTTTAAACCGCATCAGCAATATGTATCATGCCTGGGCTTGGCAATTGAAGGAAATCCTGCGGCGGTTGGGGCTCAGAAGCATTACTGAACTGGTGGGCCGCACCGACCTGTTGGTACATCTGGACTATTATGACCGCCCGGTGGAAGATGATCTCCGCCGGGGCGCGCCGCTTAAAGGGTAA
- a CDS encoding hydrogenase iron-sulfur subunit, producing MKPITDLVILACTQAVPDPAALNQALEQRGLRGRIIQEPCSSKVEAFQLLRLLASGADMVWVIGCPVEHCLLVEGSTRMGFRVAHAQSYLTELGIESERLGFSRVSAGDPDGLAAAAGEIYEQAQALGPSPVRPQSKV from the coding sequence ATGAAACCGATAACGGACCTGGTGATTCTCGCCTGCACGCAAGCGGTTCCGGATCCCGCAGCCTTAAACCAGGCTTTGGAACAGAGAGGGCTAAGGGGCCGCATTATTCAGGAACCGTGCAGCAGCAAAGTTGAAGCCTTTCAATTATTGCGCCTGTTGGCCAGTGGAGCCGATATGGTCTGGGTGATCGGTTGCCCGGTGGAACACTGCCTCTTGGTGGAAGGCAGCACCCGTATGGGTTTCAGAGTGGCTCACGCCCAGAGTTATCTCACCGAACTTGGTATCGAGTCCGAGCGTTTGGGGTTTTCCCGAGTGTCGGCTGGCGATCCGGACGGCTTGGCGGCGGCGGCCGGTGAGATATACGAGCAGGCTCAGGCCTTGGGCCCGAGCCCTGTCCGTCCCCAGTCAAAAGTCTAG
- a CDS encoding M16 family metallopeptidase — translation MSRSGRKTLFFTFAVLFLCLVAIAHASDDRVLGQRFELPNGLVWLFSAQSDLPMVTMELTFKAGALFEPQGKQGLANLTASLLRYGTKSRNANQIAEEIDFLGASLATAAGRDVASLRLSVLKKDLRTALEIGSDLLFHPTFAPREITAMVQRVKATLISEEDEPGVVAGRAFRRILYGDYPYGFPVLGTPESLNRITRRDLVNFHQRYYRPNNAILTLVGDLTVEEAEKIVEEFFGNWQKAELPPMPSPPSAPQDKPTVVKINKEITQANIILGQIGLKRADPDFYAFQLMNYILGGGGFASRLMDNIRDNRGLAYSVSSNFSPGIEPGPFEISLETKNASGGEAVAEVLKELARIRTDLVTEKELADARSYLIGSLPMKMDSNTKRAALLGYLELYGLGLDYPWRYPEIITKITREDILQVAQKYLVPDRYLLVVVGKQQEIQLSLPEQWQQREITSTKGE, via the coding sequence ATGAGCAGATCAGGTAGAAAAACTCTCTTTTTTACATTCGCAGTATTGTTCCTCTGCCTGGTGGCCATCGCCCATGCCTCGGATGACAGAGTATTGGGGCAACGCTTTGAACTGCCCAACGGATTGGTCTGGCTTTTTTCGGCGCAATCCGATCTCCCCATGGTCACCATGGAGTTGACTTTTAAGGCCGGTGCGCTCTTTGAACCTCAGGGGAAACAGGGTCTGGCGAATCTGACTGCCTCTTTGCTGCGTTATGGCACGAAGAGCCGCAATGCCAATCAGATTGCCGAAGAAATTGACTTTTTGGGGGCCTCTCTCGCCACCGCCGCGGGGCGGGATGTGGCGAGCTTGAGGCTTAGCGTCCTTAAAAAGGATTTGCGGACGGCCCTCGAGATCGGGAGTGATCTCCTTTTTCATCCCACCTTTGCGCCACGGGAAATCACTGCCATGGTTCAGAGGGTCAAGGCGACGTTGATCAGTGAAGAGGATGAACCCGGTGTCGTGGCGGGACGGGCCTTCCGTCGGATTCTTTACGGCGATTATCCTTATGGCTTTCCAGTATTGGGAACCCCTGAGAGTTTAAACAGAATTACCCGGAGGGATCTTGTCAACTTTCACCAGAGATATTATCGTCCCAACAATGCCATCCTTACTTTGGTAGGAGACCTGACGGTAGAGGAGGCCGAAAAGATTGTCGAGGAGTTTTTTGGCAATTGGCAAAAAGCTGAACTGCCGCCCATGCCCTCCCCTCCATCAGCGCCTCAGGATAAACCTACAGTAGTCAAAATCAATAAGGAAATCACCCAGGCGAACATCATCTTAGGTCAGATCGGGCTGAAACGGGCCGACCCGGATTTTTATGCCTTTCAGTTGATGAACTATATCCTCGGAGGAGGTGGGTTTGCCTCTCGATTGATGGATAATATCCGGGATAACCGGGGGTTGGCTTATAGTGTAAGCAGTAATTTCTCTCCTGGAATAGAGCCGGGTCCCTTCGAGATCAGTTTAGAAACCAAAAACGCCTCGGGGGGAGAGGCCGTCGCCGAGGTCTTGAAGGAACTGGCTCGTATTCGAACAGATTTAGTCACAGAAAAAGAATTAGCCGATGCCAGATCCTACCTGATCGGCAGCCTGCCGATGAAAATGGATTCGAATACCAAACGGGCAGCGCTCTTGGGATACCTTGAACTCTACGGTTTGGGCCTGGATTATCCCTGGCGTTATCCGGAAATTATTACTAAAATAACCAGGGAAGATATCCTTCAAGTAGCTCAGAAATATCTTGTGCCGGACAGATATCTTTTGGTGGTGGTAGGGAAACAACAAGAAATTCAATTGTCTTTGCCCGAACAATGGCAACAGCGAGAAATTACCTCCACAAAAGGAGAATAA
- a CDS encoding methylenetetrahydrofolate reductase C-terminal domain-containing protein gives MIVGTRKSLAEIQEMLSGFHTILLSGCDTCVAECASGGRREVAELAAALKMGFRLAGRAVELKESSVDRQCIHEFLLDVVEMAQGCDAVLSLACGAGVQALAARLEHIPVFPALNTQFIGETAERGVWLENCRGCGDCLLGYTGGICPISRCAKRLLNGPCGGARNGLCEINLVREYDPPIPCAWEQIYNRMKTLGTLDRFFEVAPSRDWSNAHSSGPRRVVRPDQKL, from the coding sequence ATGATCGTCGGAACAAGAAAATCTCTGGCCGAAATCCAGGAGATGTTATCTGGTTTTCATACAATCCTGTTGTCCGGCTGCGATACCTGTGTGGCGGAATGCGCCAGCGGCGGGCGGCGGGAGGTAGCAGAATTGGCCGCAGCCCTCAAGATGGGTTTCCGGCTGGCCGGCCGGGCGGTGGAACTGAAAGAATCTAGTGTAGACCGTCAGTGCATCCATGAATTTCTGCTGGATGTGGTTGAGATGGCTCAAGGCTGCGATGCCGTCTTATCACTCGCCTGCGGCGCCGGGGTGCAGGCCCTGGCTGCCAGATTAGAACATATCCCGGTATTTCCCGCCCTGAACACCCAGTTTATCGGCGAAACTGCCGAGCGGGGGGTCTGGCTGGAGAATTGCCGGGGCTGCGGCGACTGTCTTTTGGGCTACACCGGCGGCATCTGCCCCATTTCCCGCTGTGCCAAGCGGCTGTTGAACGGCCCCTGCGGCGGGGCCCGCAACGGCCTGTGCGAAATCAATCTGGTGCGGGAATACGATCCACCGATCCCCTGCGCCTGGGAGCAGATCTATAACCGAATGAAAACCTTAGGCACATTAGATCGGTTTTTTGAGGTAGCTCCCAGCCGGGATTGGTCCAACGCCCACAGTTCCGGTCCCCGGCGGGTGGTGCGGCCTGATCAAAAGTTATAG